The region ttgtATGTGTTGTTGTACTATTCGCCAAACAAAAAGATTCCTCATTTTTTATAACACATGATGAGAGGCTGCTGGCCATATTTCTTCAcgaaaaaataaaatttgaagtAGAGGTAGAACATCTCAAGTACTTCATTATCGAAAAGAAAATTATATAAGCAACTGATAAGGATGATTATCATAGTTCAAAAGTCAATGTAAGGCCTTGTTTAGTTATTCTTAGGCTCATCACCACCAAATTTAGGCATATTCACATCAACATCTTCAAAGAAATCACCAACTTCCATGTGAGTAAGGGCCGAAGGATCAACTCGATCATCACTTCCAAGATGTGCTTCAAGATGAGCAATCCTCAAAGGATCATTCTGTTCGGTGAAATTAGTTTCAACATTCTTTAAAGATGCTTGATATAGGTTGGCAAAGTGCTTGGAGGTACGACATGTACTTCTCCAGTGACCTTTCATTCCACATCGACTACAAGTACTTTCACCCCTTTTAGCCATCGTACTACTCTCAGATTTTTCCTCATTTATTGTCCGTTTCTGGTAGTAAGACTTTCTTTTAAAGTTAGGGGGATTTTGTTGATTACGGCCTCTACCATGCACAAAATCATGACCACGGGCATGTTCACGCCCACGTCCACGTCCACGCCCACGTCCAACTGTTTTATTATCTCTATATTCATTATTAGTCACCGTATTCACTTCAGGAAATGGTGTTGAGCCAGTTGGACGTGCTTGATGGTTTTTCAGCAAAAGTTCATTGTTTTGGTCAGCAAGAAGCAAAACAGAAATCAGCTCATAATATTTTATGAATCCACGTTCGCGATATTGTTGCTGCAAGAGCATATTATTTGCATGGAAAGTGGAATATGTTTTTTCCAACATATCCTTATCGGTGATATTCTCGCCACATAATTTCAATTGAGATGTAATCTTAGATATGGCAGAGTTATACTCGCTCACACTTTTATAATCTTGCAATCGGAAGTGTAGCCAATCATAGCGAGCTTTGAGAAGTATCATCGTTTTTTGGTGGTCACATCTTTCTTTGAAATCCTTCCAAAGTGTTGATGGATCTTTAACAGTCAAATATTCAGTTTTCAATCCTTCATCAAGGTGGTGGGGAAGAAATATCATGGCTTTTGCCTTATCTTGTTCGGAGGTTTTATTTCCCTCTTTTATAGTGTCACCGAAGCTCATTGCACTAAGATGGATTTCAGCATCAAGAATCCATGTCAAATAATTTTTTTCGGTGACATGAAGTGCGTTGAATTCAAGTTTTGTAAGATTCGATATTTTGATTACTAAAAAGAGAGGGTAATACACATTAATATCAAGATaatgatatatcttaatatagaagttcaccaaaatttcatatttcacgtgtataataaacataatataaaaTCTTAAAAAATTCATG is a window of Apium graveolens cultivar Ventura chromosome 11, ASM990537v1, whole genome shotgun sequence DNA encoding:
- the LOC141695412 gene encoding uncharacterized protein LOC141695412, with the protein product MSFGDTIKEGNKTSEQDKAKAMIFLPHHLDEGLKTEYLTVKDPSTLWKDFKERCDHQKTMILLKARYDWLHFRLQDYKSVSEYNSAISKITSQLKLCGENITDKDMLEKTYSTFHANNMLLQQQYRERGFIKYYELISVLLLADQNNELLLKNHQARPTGSTPFPEVNTVTNNEYRDNKTVGRGRGRGRGREHARGHDFVHGRGRNQQNPPNFKRKSYYQKRTINEEKSESSTMAKRGESTCSRCGMKGHWRSTCRTSKHFANLYQASLKNVETNFTEQNDPLRIAHLEAHLGSDDRVDPSALTHMEVGDFFEDVDVNMPKFGGDEPKNN